Proteins encoded by one window of Aphidius gifuensis isolate YNYX2018 linkage group LG2, ASM1490517v1, whole genome shotgun sequence:
- the LOC122848463 gene encoding coiled-coil domain-containing protein 86, which yields MVEEMDVDSTKSTKTPVAENIIVQGKPKSGRIWKEPRKRFSSIIKTKGIRSSFQSKEKLRQDLKRVKEASRAIIEEKKAEKEAKKQRRVENLKRAEENARKSEVVQVIKNTSKIKRMKKKQLRKLEKRDTLPAST from the exons atgGTTGAAGAAATGGATGTTGATTCTactaaatcaacaaaaactCCAGTTGCTGAGAATATAATTGTTCAGGGAAAACCAAAATCTGGAAGAATATGGAAAGAACCACGTAaaag attttcatcaataataaaaacaaaaggtATAAGATCATCATTtcaaagtaaagaaaaattaagacaAGACTTAAAAAGAGTGAAAGAAGCATCACGAgcaattattgaagaaaaaaaagctgaaaaagAAGCTAAAAAACAGAGAAGAGTTGAAAATCTTAAAAGAGCTGAAGAAAATGCAAGAAAAAGTGAAGTTGTACAAGTT ATTAAAAATACATCTAAAATTAAGcgaatgaagaaaaaacaattacgaaaacttgaaaaaagaGATACACTACCTGCTTCAACATAA